gtttacatctactacatattttttcttgttgtaAACTTATCTTATGTCAGTAGTTAAAACAAGTTgcataagttaaaaatgaacaTGTATATTCCTCttaatactaaatttgttacatttacCGAACATAACAAATTTGCAACAAAGCTGAGTTTGACCCCGTGCATTATTCTATTCTTAATTTACATGCATTacactttttttgttgtaaacttATATAGGTAATCAAaatgagttataaaaattaacatatttatattaggtacccttgaaataaaaatttttgtatttaataaacataaaaaataagtaaccaAGTTCTTCACCCTGTaagattttttatagtttatatacatctattaagcactttttgttctaaatttatctggggtctgtctaggtttttctgagaggtacatattttgtgaaaatttagacataatttgtgaaaattaaaaattatactaaaaaatcaacacaaaaatatggatttatcatttcttatgggaaacaaaaataaaattttaagaaaaagtattttgtgaaactaccatttttcctaaagttgaatttgtgaagttACTGCAAAacagtagtaaatttggcctggacagacccctgttaatCATTTGTGTAATTAAACAGAGCAAAAGAAAGTATGTAACACAATAATGTGTACGAAATTTGTTGCACAACAAACTGAAATCTTTATCCCGCAAGATTTTGTACTGTTCCTTTATTTGTGGTCAGTACCGTCTTTAGGCATGGGCACAGCCGGGTAGTGCCAGAGGGCCCCAGGCACTCAGGGTGCCCTTGAGAAtcttactttatattaattgtttttaaaaaaaactaagaataaacaaaattaccttatatattttttaaaaataaatatattatattgtataaaatgtgtattttgtttttctttctacaaatTGTGATTGATTATCTTGCAAACACCAATAATATGAATAGTTTATCACCAGAGAAACTTAAACCGAAATCAATTTTTCTACCttccaatgaaatttttatgtgaattcagtttttttgggtctactaaaaacaaatttaaatcaaaatgtatttaaatttgttcaaattattgcatatgttaaaaatgctttattttatgtatgaagttttttagtttgattttaagCAGTATGACATGTTATAAGGGccaaaaacatttctttgccTGGGGGCCCTGCATGCTATTAAGATGGCCCTGTTTGGGGTacatatatactatatatatattttttacaaacatattaTAGAGGTGATTAGAATAGTTATAGTAGCGAAAAAAGGCAATGTGTTATTAATAacaagttttttatatttttcaatcaaaacttcatcacatttcaaaatcaaaattattcgtACTCagcataattaaaaagatttaaatttaaactgatttgaaattttttttaaaaaaattatgaaaattattatttttcagtaataaatttCTGAGTACAATAGATTAACAGTTGTTTATTTgacattaattaatatattatgacAAAAGctaatttgtaaaaagaaaagaaaaactcttttgcaatatatctataaatttttaaaaatatgttgctaggaatattttattgtgcctattgatttcaataaaagtcataaaaaataatattaaaaaaatcccaCTAATTCAAAAGTTACAACTATATTTCTTCTTTGGCCTTCTTCATTACAATGTGTTTTTTGCTAAAATGTTAATTGAAGCATTAGACAAGATGGAAagaagttcataaaaaaaaattaataaataaccagtaactaaaatatattgcacGTTTATACCTAAAAGATATTAagttaatgctaaaaattattacacatagaaatttttactgaaatagtttttttttctttaaaaaaagttaataaagaaaatttaaatgaaaatttggtTCTTTTGGGTTAGCCAAGGGCAAAgaagttcaattattttttattttatttaatcttcatgtgttttaaaaaatataaaaaagttggCAGGGATCTACAATTTTTGCTGACTTTCCATTTGTGTCCAACTAACAGAAATGTACTGAAAAATTACAGTGCAGAGAATATCCTAATTCTTAGAGTTGATGCCAGTATGGCTACAATTATGTTCTACAAATGTGTCtccttgaaataataataatttttagataatcaactttttaaataatattttgttagcaCTTTCTCtgtttttcctcatttatttatttcgtctTAGCATTTTAATCTCCATGTTCTATTTACTAAtgcactttttaataaatattaattttcaatcatgATGGACTAATGAACCCCTAATTAGTTTTGGGGTGTTATAGATGGCAATTAATATATGTCATGCTGAAATATgcgtaacatttttttattaacatttaaaagcaaaattatcttatttattccttcttcaataaataaaaatcatttatataattctgTAATCTTTTTATACCACAATCATGAATTGGGTgcagaataaaatctatttttagagattccCTCTACTTCTGACAAATACATTAGCATAGAATTCAAAAACCGTTACAGGGTTGCTgattatttgatttcattaaaattcgttaTTATTTCTCACGCTTTCTTTTATGCCAACACATTTGAATGTGTATGGCTATTCTGCACTCAATTTAAGGttgtgattttgtttttaaatgttaggaaaTATGTTATGCGTATTTCAGCATGATatcataaattatgtaattataaagtttaattttttccttcgaGTTTGTCTACCACATTAAGTTTTTGGACCACTAAAGGAATACCTAGATGGTCCTATTGGaccactaaatttttattgctggtGTGGACCCTACTTGTTAtgatgaaaaatgttatttgagaAAACCAAAACATAAAACCTAACATCAAAACGGCACAGTTTCATCCATTGATGAGTGAAGTGATTTTTTGAACCACTTCATTCATTTTGAGcccttattatttataattgataaaaactgaattattaaaaaaaatcatttgctcTTCTTGCAATGTTTCTTGCTTCCATAGTGTTTTTGCTTATATATCAActgttttttcccttttattacGGAGAAATATGTTATAATTCTAACCTTTTATTCCCACAGCTTTCTTCATTGCAGTTCAAGTGTTTTTCACTGTTGGTTTCACAGCACTTCTTGTGAGTTGTGTCTTAATTTTAGCTGTTCATTTATGTCTAAGTCAAGAGAAAGAAGTTTTGGCTGTCAGGCTCGTTGCAGTGCTTACAATGATAGCTGGTATGTTTCTTTCATTTAGTTGACATTTTACAGTCATTCTTTTTGGTATTATTGTTCTTAAATTCATGTGTATGCATAGAGTCAAAAGCTTACGATGGTACTTATTAGGGACCGTGAAGCCAAATTAGTCAACTTGTAAGATTAACATAAGATTCTCCTTTACTCCGGTCGCCGGCTACAGATAGCGCTCATGGGTGTACAAAGTACAATTccgataattattttgtaagggATGATTTCCGACTTCCTGGTTAAAAAGGGTGCTTTTATTATGTAAAGAATTTCTTGTCTTTTCTCCTTCCACactattaaaaatcttattaaaatatccattaaaGCCCATGCTCAGGAAATAACTGTGTTTCTCAAACGTTCTGGAAGAATGCCCTCCCAACTTTGTGTTATGGCCCAAGGCGTAGAGCAATTGCTGAGCTCCGCCTAGCTACTGGTTATGACTGCCTAAGAGACCATCTTTATAGGCTCAAAATTGTTCTTTCCTCGATATGCACTCTGTGCAGCTCTGGAGAGGTCATGCAATCTGCACACATACTCCACTGTCCTGCTCTGGGCAAGACTTTTCTCGCCGAGTATTATTGGGAGGCGACGCctggtggctgagtggtagcggtTTGCACTCTCATGCCACAGGTCCTgtgttcgatcctcgggccgggcaaggttgactcagcctctcatcccttcagtgggtcgataaatgagtaccaatcATGCTTGGGAAacaaacactgggggttccgcctgaccacctgaccgggaCAGCtactcctgcaccccagagcccaaggtcaagaaaactgagatgaacacagtaggccttggccctatATGGGCTGCCGCGCCACTGAGTTTTAGTTTAGTTATTGTGAGGCTAGAGATATGTTAGATTATTGAACTCTGTTTCAGCATTTTTTGTTGTACTCTtgtgttctttctttttattgttttctgctGTAACTGTTCATAATATGccattagaaatataaaaattttgtactgGAGAAATCTATTTCTTCTAAGACATGAACTGGAAGAAACGaagcaaaaaaatgtttatcaataagtattataatagcttaaatttaaaaaaaaaataatatatcagaaaattttaaaataataattattttgtaaggaAGGAACCTATTTCTTTCAAGACATTAAAGAAAACTGGAAGaagctaaacaaaaaaaatgtttatcaatataataacttaaatttttagaaaaataacaatttttatatatagtatcaaaaagtttaaagtttttcacataaaaaaactgtcttaatataatttttcttaaaagtgtcttacacaattttaaaaatctatacactatgatattatttaaaagtcagTTTGAGTATTCATACTTAAGAATGTttgataataagaattaataggTCATTTCTAGTAGTGAATTGAATATATTGTAAACAGTATGtgtgaaaatttaattgtgtAGTTTTAACAGTTcttcatataattataaatttaggttttacttaatcatttacataaaacaatgaaaagatagttattttaatttcttgaaatcattaattttctcTCTCTCCGATTGTTGcttcttagtttttaattatttaaaaatgatgcatTAAATAGCTggaaaattattactatttattttaactagattgcaattataaagtttttttaataaaaatttaatgtttgatattttttaaataattttttaaatttgagttggAAAAAACTTTCTACCCCTGTTGAAAATGCTTAACCAAAAAGTAGATAGAAattcttcttgtttttttataatttttttttataaccagttGTTCAAAGAgctttttaatttagtagaaGAAGCCaaccaatttaatatttataaagaaaagataaaaaatttcaagtgaaataagtatcaaaatactgaaaatatgcaatttgcatattaatgaaataacttaaaaacattattatttccaGATAtttgccacaaaaaaaaaatgcttaagatTCAAACTAATATACTGAAGGGgggaaaaagaaaggaaaaatcaCCTTTAAGAAGTATCACATGGCAAAATAAGTTTATGTTCTTTgacacaaaattatttcatggtagaattcttgttttaaattttgtatcttttCAGCAATCTGTTGCATTATTGCGGTCATCGTGTTTGGTGTGCATGGTGATGGAAGGGATTGGATGCCAGATCCAGATCACAATTATTTATCATGGTCGTTTGCACTGGGTGTAGTTGGAtcgtttttcattttagttagctcaattttgtttttcattgaaGCCAGCAAAGTGAAGAAGCGAGAAGATGCACTGAACCACCATGTTGCATACCACATGGAGCAAACACATACTAAAGTTTAGAAAGTTTTATAGCTAGAGGGAAATACATTCCGTCCAAATAATGTTGTGTTGATAAcatgacactttttttttctttgaagaacTTGTATctcttaatttaaacatataactgtattttttaaacatatgaatcAGAAATGCACAACAAAGTTTGGGTTGCAggcagagagaaagaaaaaaacttatgatGGAGGTTAACACTAGTATAAAGCTGCAATCATTCAAATTCAGGGTATGTTTATGTTCGATTTAAAAGTAGTATAAATGACTTACACATGCATAACTAAATTCTTTTACTCAAGtgcagataataaaaattaaatataattacaacattataaagcaaattattatgACAAATGAAAAGAAGTTGaagcaaattttcatttaacgCAGACGTTTACTTTGactattattcaaaatacaattttaattattgttgctGAAACAATACGAGATTAATGTGGTGATTGTGattgaaatttcgaaatgatatatatttcttttaatatttatttatcttttgaattctgaactttttatttattcattttttcaattctttaataCTAACTCATAAGATTGTGgactttttatttgttaatttttaaaaaaaaaattatttctactaatttataagaaattacgTTTCTTTGGGATCATGGATCCAATTGCCGtaaacaaaaattgctaaatgaaattattttaatttgatacttAGAACAGGCTTATTTAGATCAGTAATTGACTCTTACAGagcagagtaaaaaaaaaaaaagaagatttttattgttatgttttttttatgtatatgtgtatgtttaattttaagcagTTCAAAGGTTGAGGTAAAAAGgtttggaggacttttttgtcCTGTGAGTCATAGTTTGTGCATTCCTGGTTTAAGTAATATCAgtgatagttatttttttaaactaaagtttgaaattcatattttttttaacactctgggtcttttttaaaaatcatatttgattttcatttgtgtcagattgaattttttataatgtagcatgcagataaaaattaaaatatatatgaaaagttatgacaattttatcttcaaacatgcgtgttaaattttttttatatattttaactaatttttatgtctGAATTGGGTAAGTAAAAACTGttgcattatatatttaaaaaaaactttaaacttaaacCGTCCATTTTTctatattgtgttttttttattatcttatttaaagtaACTTGGGTCTTATTTGTTGCTTGGTGAGTGTTTTGTTTGTGTATACAATTTAGAAAGGAAATTATATGTCAAATCACATTTATATAGCAATCTAAGAagcttttatgttaaataaaaatttgtgcattgaaattcatttacatatttaaatcatgtttGTGATAACtctagtaatatatttttagagtcTTGAAACTGTTGatctatgcatttttttatataataaccattgacttttttgttgattttttatgaatatttttatttatatgtagctTAATTTATGTAACcggcaatttttaaattaagtcaaaatgacatttttctgTGTTACAATTTTCCCAATAATTTGTGTGTTAAAAAaacgtttctttatttttttgtttataaattatctcAGTAAAACGTATAGtgatcaatattttaatgaatttgtagctttctttatcacttttttgctgagtaaaacaattatatttatatgttttattaagagagttaaaaatattaattaatataatatgtaaattagcaattttttatgaaattagaaaCGAAACTATGTGTAAAggttaattatgtaaaaaattgagttatatCTATAAAGGTATGTTTGAATtgatttgtttttgattttttaaaatatgttattatgtTTGGTGAATGTTATTGTTTGTGTTAAACTGAATTTCGTTCATATGCAATAAACTGATCTATGTTTAAAGAATCTATTATATTAACATGAAGAGCTTTTATAAatgaggttaaaaattaaattacaagcaTGTATATTTACGAGTTTAGCAGGTAGGTTgcctgttaaatattttttacgattttaataaaaagtcttttcattgaaagtttaaattttggtttgaatactttataaaaatatatatctttatttgcatattttctatactttaaattgtaaagtgttttaagattttaccactttttatgcatttaattttttttttcatttctaattgcaaaattttaataatcatttatattttatactagaaagcattccatttatttttcattattttatttaaaaatgtttgtgatgaaatcttataaatgttttgattgtaatatagaattttatgaGATGCATTGCAACAAATTTTACCAAACACacatatttgtatatttcattttttgaaagtcttatttttgtagtttatgtgaaataaactattttgtacAAGCAATCTTGATTGCAATAGTGTTGTTTTTATTGCATAGTATGCCTTCAACAAGTTTCTCATCATcccataaaaattacttttcataaataCATATAACCACACCATTTGGATTTTGgatattaaagttattgtaaaaaaaaatagaattaatgatgaattttaatcgatgaatgaatgaatgagtaaaatgatagatttaataaaaaatcttgataatTTTCCTCAGGAACCCAAAACCTAAAAATTTTCGATGCTCTAGCTCCGCTCCAGATAATAAGCTAAAGCTCCTACTGTTTCGCTATACATTTTAAGAGCTTTGTGAAGAACCGgctaagtgacatttttaaaaaaatttagatttttcgggggaagttcttattttagctttatttaaatatataacattcatttatgttgctaaatgtatttattcCGAAGATACTCAGTGGAAGAATCGATTAAGTGACACTATTTGAATATTCGTAGGATAGAAGAACCGGCAACAAATAGTCAATAAAGAACTCTAGAAAATCTCTTGCTTGGCATCGAAAgctcaattattaaaaaatacaagagaaAATTGCCCTTACACAACTTTATTATACAACTTTTTTGTTTCTGGTTTGCATTAGTTTATGTTTGTTTCAAACACACTGTCCTGGTTggtaggaagaaaaaaaaagattttctaagCAAAGttgtgttgaaaataaatattattttgagcttAAGCAATTTCTTAAGTTATTGTTACTAGCtgaatactctttttttttctgtttgaaataaaactaattaatcagTAATGATCAACATTACAAAATCATGCACAGAATTAAAAAGATATGCGGATACAATCATTCGGCATAATTCTATTTCTCGAGATAAACTCctgatagtaaaaaaattgtaaataagaaGGGGCTCATCAACAATCTTTAAGATGTGCGCGCTcgcttaaaatgttaaatccgAAATGATAAGCGTACTTATATGTTTGACAAAACTAATGGCAGAGccacgatggctggtcgatacgaattccgcatccggcttgcactgaccacagtgctgaagttaaatatcctcagtggtagacgggtaatgggttagagttcccttgctgtcaggctaaccgtgggaggttctcgtggtcttcctctccatttaacgcaaacgcaaaattatttaaataatttcaaaattatttcataaatattataatttttgaattatacaaatattttaaaaattataatatttaatataataatttttaaaaattattacattaaatattataaacccCGGCGCTATGCCTATGTCTGAACGTCACAACGGTACGTTCCCTGAAATGTTCGTTGGCAGCTGACAGAATTCAAACCAAGAACCTTTTGAGTTCATAGTGGCATACTATAACCACCACAGAAGAGGGTGTATAACCTAGTGATGCAACGGATCTTAATTTGGCCGGATACCGGATATCCGGCCAATCTTTGAGCCGGATATTCGGTATCTGGCCgcagtactttttttaaaataagtatttatatttaattggactagacaaaactattatttttcttttgcttgtaTGATTATAATCATATCAGCAAAAGAAACTTTACTTCTCACTGGATAGatgattttaattacaaacattttgtattaaacTCAAGACACTTTCCCGGAAGTCATACTGGAGAAAATGCAGGCGAGATGTTAAGTAGCTTGAGCGAGGAATGGAATGTGACAAGTTAAATATATCTGACCATTCGTGATGGTGgttcaaatattgtaaaagcCGTAAATGATCTCAATTTAGAAAGTGAATCttgttttttacataatttgcatttaattgtaAGCGATGCATTAAATTCCCAAAGAGCATTAAAGGATATCATTGCTCTAGGAAGAAGAATTGTTGGCCATTTCAATCATTCTTCTTTAgcttgttcaaaatttaaagaaatacaagAAAAACAGTTACatatacaatacaaaaaattagtGCAGGATGTTTCAACAAGATGGAACAGTACATTTTACATGTTGAACCGCTTACAAGAATTACAAAATGCTATATCCATCTATGCGAATGGAAACAATGAAATTCAGAACTTTTCATCATATCAGTGgactttaattgaaaattgtataaaattgctTCAACCATTTGAAGAAATAACTAAACAGATAAGTAgttcaaaatcattaatttctgAAGTTATTCCTATGGTTGTAACTTTACAACGATATTTGTTAAAATCTGCTGAAGTTTCTGGAATTGGAACAATGAAAgaagcattagaaaaaaatatacataaacgTTTTTCGACAATACAGTTGAACAAACATTATTCACTGGCAACGATTTTGGACCCACAAtataaaacactgttttttgaTAAAGATCGGAGTTATGATGAAGTTGTGAAATCTTTATTACTTTCATTAATGAAGGAGAAAgcatctgaattttttaaatcgtcAGAAAATGTGAACAATAGTAAGTCAATCGCAAAATATTCAAGTTCTGAAAATTCTCACAAGTCAACTGAAGGTGAAGAATGtgtatttatttctgtttgggatgttttctcagaaataactaacaacagtaatataaataataaaattactgataCTGACAAAAATGAGTTAACGTCAGTGCAGgagttgaataaatatatttcattaccaGTTATTGAAAGGAAAGAATCACCACTCAACTggtgggaaaaaaatcaaaataattttcccatattatcaaaattagtcTATAAATATCTATCTCCTCCTGCAAGCAGTGTTTATAGTGAGAGGCTGTTCTCTGAAGCAGGCATTATTTATGAGCAAAGAAGAAACAGAATTTTGCCAAAAAATGCTGAACAATTGCTTTTTTTGCATCTCAATTTatcgattttgaaaaatgataaattggcttaaaaaactttttttattaacttttttatttcaaatcaatgtATATATTGTCATCACAGTATTAACcgtattaattaataagtacaaTCATAATTACAtggattaatattattattttaatgctagaccaatataaattaattttaaaaagcagttGCATGCAAtgtttgtattaataaaaatgtaaaaaataattataaattgaataaataatatcacatATGATCTCGTATTTTGTtggtatttataaaacaattcctCAGATCGATTATtactttattctaatatttgtcTTTAATATAACTGCCAACCATTCAGatcttttctcaattttttaaatcaagtgaaactagaaatttttttttaatgaaattagttatttattagttaatatttatttgtttttgggAGGTTggctattatatatttatatatataataaatatgtatatccGTATAGTAAATATATTCTGTTGTAATTGTAtaccatatatttatatactacATACTATGTTATATtacttaactttcaaaatactaacatactttaagaatatttatattaatggtTAGTATAACATAGCTGTTGTAGGTAGCACCTAATACATAGCACCTAATACAAATATGTTGTAGGTAAacctaatacatattttaagtataatttctttattttataaacactataagtataaaaaaaattatatttgaaaagaatattgatttttatgttgaaattacattttctacCATCATTCtgatgaattatatatatatatttcatttttacatttccactcaatattttatttcgagcCAAATGTTACTGCCGGATAGATCCTGCCTACCGGATATCCGTTGCATCTCTAATAACCCTTACTGGTCAgatgaatagaaaattttatacatagcATGGCTGATGGCAGGCCCGAAACATGGAtattgttgaattaatttttatctgtaaCATATTCATGTGAGCATAAAGGCATGGTTCTCTCCAAGTCTAAAAgcgcata
Above is a window of Parasteatoda tepidariorum isolate YZ-2023 chromosome 5, CAS_Ptep_4.0, whole genome shotgun sequence DNA encoding:
- the LOC139425576 gene encoding zinc finger BED domain-containing protein 4-like, with amino-acid sequence YLTIRDGGSNIVKAVNDLNLESESCFLHNLHLIVSDALNSQRALKDIIALGRRIVGHFNHSSLACSKFKEIQEKQLHIQYKKLVQDVSTRWNSTFYMLNRLQELQNAISIYANGNNEIQNFSSYQWTLIENCIKLLQPFEEITKQISSSKSLISEVIPMVVTLQRYLLKSAEVSGIGTMKEALEKNIHKRFSTIQLNKHYSLATILDPQYKTLFFDKDRSYDEVVKSLLLSLMKEKASEFFKSSENVNNSKSIAKYSSSENSHKSTEGEECVFISVWDVFSEITNNSNINNKITDTDKNELTSVQELNKYISLPVIERKESPLNWWEKNQNNFPILSKLVYKYLSPPASSVYSERLFSEAGIIYEQRRNRILPKNAEQLLFLHLNLSILKNDKLA
- the LOC107440817 gene encoding uncharacterized protein; protein product: MARSKYNSVRIAANGFAAFCFVLVFIAFVTPYWLNSDRRHYGAVFVRLGLWETCFRSFHDPGDLALRKYYAGCRWILTDEYQKLRGFIEQPFFIAVQVFFTVGFTALLVSCVLILAVHLCLSQEKEVLAVRLVAVLTMIAAICCIIAVIVFGVHGDGRDWMPDPDHNYLSWSFALGVVGSFFILVSSILFFIEASKVKKREDALNHHVAYHMEQTHTKV